The region tttttttttttttttgaatgagaACGCAGACTCGCCGTGGAGGCATGGGGCTTGAAGAACTGCACTCAGAAGGAGGAATGGTTCAGTGATACCGTCACTGCTGTTGTTGTTCCTCCATACATCGACAGTGCTGAAATTGTGAAAAGGGCATGGAAGCGATACAACTTGAGCTTAGGTCTCGGCCTAAACAAAGTTGCAGGAAAGGTTTTCAGAATAGGACATCTTGGCAACTTGAATGAGGTAACCGTCTCTTACTGCAGATAACATGTCTTATTTGATCACACATTTTGTGAAGACTGACAAAATAAAGATTATACAGTGATTCCTCAAGCATGTGACTGTCACTATGGAACAGAATTGGAATTTCCTTTTAGATTCTAAAAGGAATTCAAGAacaattttttaatattcaagATCATTTCTCGAGTACGTGTTAGCCACTATGATAATTGGTGTGGAGATACAGTTCTAGCATACTACCATATGCATAAGTTCTGGCTTGTTAGTGTATTGGCACCAGATATTCAACATCATCAAGTTGAGGGCTATTTCAACTCTATACCAACTAAACTAAAGGCataaaatcttcatttaacagttaatttcttttctttctcttttgaaATACTTCATAGTTCATCATTACCATTTCACTGTCTTAGAGATTCTGTTCTGATTCACTGTGTAATGACACTTCAAAGTTAAAgcaccttatatatatatatatatatatatatatatatatatatatatatatatatatctcataaAACTCAGTGTCGATGGTTTTAggctcttctcttcttttttcacttGCTGTACATATATACTCAAAACTTCTATTACCTCTCTCATTAGTCAAGCCTGTTTTTTTATGTGCTTTCTTGAATTTGCCACTCCATCCTTTCCAGTTCATGTGGCACTTTCCATTTGGGATATTCTGAAATGTTTGACACCATTCTATTTTTATCCTACTTTCAAGAATTTGGCCTCATTAAACAATTACTCTTTAATTTGACGTGATGTTTTCTCTCTTTCAAACTAGTACTTTACTATTCTtgactattttttctttttctggttTCCCACTCGGTGTCTGTCACCCGCATTGGGACCCGACTAAATCCGGATTCTTGCATGGAAGTCCCACTTTAGGGGTAAAGCTCCTTAACAAAGGCGACTCCACACCCAAGGCTTGAACCGAAGACCTCTAGTTAAGAAAGGAGTTCTTATCGCTCCACCACAACCGTTGCTTGCTACTATACTCTACTATCATCACTGTTATGTTATACAAGTCAATTAACAACTGAAATTCCATATCTAGTCAAACACCGACACACCGAATGAGTACTCATGTTCTGCTAATTTCTCctctccttttatttttataggtttGGTATATTCCTAACTATAGCATActtacctcttttttttttttttttttttttttttttttttttttttgtgtgtgtgtgtgtagttgCAACTGCTGGGATGTCTTGCTGGAGTTGAAATGGTGCTTAAGGATATTGGTTATCCAGTGAAGTTTGGTAGTGGAGTTGCAGCTGCTAGTGCCTTTCTGCAAAATTCCACTCCACTTATTCCATCAAGGATCTAATCCAATTGTTATTGAAAGTATACAAAAGCAATGCATGTAAATTATTCTCGTCATGTTACTTTTGTTCACTGTTCAGATACTGGTTGAGAATACTTTTGTAAAATTGAACAATTTCCTTGTTCTTCTTCTGACtatatgtattttctttttctttggaaTTATTGCCCCTTTTGGATTTTAAGTTTTAGTTAATATATGAATAGATTGCATCAAATGAAGTGTAACAAAAACTTACAAAATCAAGCTAGTCTAGACAGGATTTAGTTACTTGTTAACACTAACATTTACAATTTCAGACACTATATTATCATTGTATGCTACTCTAACAACTTAAATATCACAATATTACAAAATAAGTCGAAGTATTACATgtcaaacttgaaaaatatgTTGTGTCAAATTAATTGAAACAAAAAGAACTGTGAAGATAAAGCCAGTAAATTAAGAGTTGCTTGTTCAGAGGTCTCGTATTTGAGCTCTGAGTATGAAATCACCTTTGATAACAAGCGCTTTACCTCCTAAATTGGGACTTCCCGAAGCGAATTCAGACTAATCATAGCCCAAATCGAGTATCGATTACTGAGtgagaaccaaaaaaaaaagagagttgcCTGTCCAGAATGTTAGCTTCAGCTTTCTTTTTTACTTattatttaagaaagaaaagagaagcaAAAATATAAGGAAGTACCACATTGGTTACTACGAAGGCTAATAGCTTAATGGTATTAATCGTCACAATCTCGAATATTCGTAACGACGAAATTGGAAATTTAGTTATGAATTTTCaagatttaatttatatttataaaaagtaaattttgatttatattcacataattattcatatatgcatataaattttatgttattCAACTGACTACCTTTCCATCTATATAGTTATGCCAAGAGGTCaataataaaccaaaaaaacatGAGCTATTTTTTTAGTTATTTCGTTAAGAGAAAGAAAGGCTAATGAATAGCAAACGTATCATaaacaaattattttctttcaaatctcACTCTTGAAAAAACATCTTTCAAATACCGAAAACTCTCTGAATTTATTTTAGCCTAACTCTTGTGTAAGTTCAATTGTTATTTCGATCCGTCTCATCAATTCAACTTAGTCATATTCATTAGCTCGATTTTTTCAAATTCACATCATGTAGAATTCATTTAAGTGGAAGCTCTCTCTATCGAGATTTTTCGTTTTCAAGGTGCAAATTCGAGATATCTAGTTAAGGAGAGAACCATCCATTTAAAATTTTACCccctccgtccatgtttacttaTCCATATTTGACTTGACACACCCCTTAAGATGCAATAAATAGAATGATAAGTTTACTATATCACCCCTAAGTTTTATAAATCGTCTTAAtaattgaaatcaatcaaataTACTTTAACAAATATGCAATCACTAATAATCTCTTGAACTTTTTAACCCAATAATTAATGATAAGGATAAAATAAGTATTTAAACGATAAAttatctcttcatttttcaaaGTGGACGAAGTAAAAATGGACATTGagagtaaaaaaaatttaagaaaagacTACCACTTGGCTGCATTAAAATGTCATTTGTGGGGCCCAACAAAGATCCTACTTAAATTAGGAAAGTGGATAAAGTGGATATTTTATATTTACCccatttcttttctctctctctctttccctattatatttttcctatttttggGAAAACAGATGGATAGTACCTACACAAAATAGTACTGTTgaccatcttttttttttttttttttttcctttactttttTCTTCCCCACCtcaattcttgatttttcccactTATTTAGGGTCTTAAAGCTAGaaaaaagtttgaatttttcCCATGTAATtcaccccccccaaaaaaaaaaagatcaaaaaaaATGGAGCTAAGAAGTTTATTCTTGCCTCAATTCAAGATTCAACAACCTCAATTCACTTGGCTTTTCTCTAAACAAGACAAAAATCAACCCCTTGTTGTTGTCAACATTTTTAGCAGGTAAATATGATGTTTTTGTTTGAAATATGTTGCAAATATAGATTAGATATAGAGTTTatgatttaattaaataaagtgGGTTCTTTTATTTGTGATTCTGAATGAAATTGGTACAATGGAGTGGAATAAATATAGAAGATTTATATAGTTTAGGGtcttaaagtaaaaaaagttTGTATTTTTACCATGTGATTcaccaagaaaaagaagaaaaaaaatggagttgaGAAGTATATTTTTGCCTTAATTCAAGATTCAACAATCTCAATTCACTTGGTTTTTCTCTAAACAAGATAAACATCAACCCCTTGTTGTTGTCAAGATTTGTAGCAGGTAAATATGATGTTTTTGTTTGACATATATTCCAAATAGATTAGATATAGAGGATTTTATATTAGTCCACCCCAATTAGTTTGTGATTTAGTTAGATAAAGTTGGTTcttttatttgtgattgtgaaTGAAATTGGTACAATGGAGTGGAATAAATATAGAagttttatataatttaggGTCCTAAGGTAAAAAAAGTTTGTATTTTTCCCATGTGATTcaccaagaaaaagaagaaaaaaatggagctGAGAAGTATATTGTTGCCTCAATTCAAGATTCAACAACCTCAATTTACTTGTTTTTTCTCTAAACAAGAGAAACATCAACCCCTTGTTGTTGTCAACATTTTTAGCAGGTAAATATGATGTTTTGTTTGACATATGTTCCAAATATAGATTAGACATAGAGGATTTGTATAGCTGACCCTTATTAGTTTGTGATTTAGTTAAATAAAGTTGGTTCTTTTATTTGTCATTCTGATGAAATGGGTACAATTAGTCTGTGATTTACTTAATACCCAAATCAAATTGAtggatatatatgtgtgtgtgtgtgtgtgtgtgtatatatatatatgagcctAATGGTTTTTATCTCACTTTGGCATTTCTTTAAAAGGTTGCATGTTAAATAAAGTTAGTTTTTTTATTTGTGATTCTGAAATGGCTACAATGGAGTGGAATAGATATAGAGGATTTATATAGTTGACCGAAACTAGTTTGGGTTTCTATTTAATACCAGAAATTGAATTGGTAGGATATATATGAAGCTAATGGTTTTCTCAAACTGGGTATTCCTTGAAATGGTTGAATTTAAATAAAGTTAGTTCTTTTGTTTGTGATTTTGAAATGGCTACAATGGAGTGGAATAAATAAAGATTTATATAGCTGACCCGAATTAGTTTGTGATTTATTTAATACCCAGATTGGActggtgtatatatatgaagctAGTGGTgttctcaaatctcaatcttgGTATTCTTTTGAGGGGTTGCACGTAAATAAAGGTGGTTCTTTTATTTGTGATTCTGGAAGAAATTGGTGAAGTGGAGTGAAAATGTGCAATAGATATAGAAGATTTACTCAATACTTAAATTGAATTGGTTAGCTAATGGCTCAAACTTGGTATTCCGTCAAAAGTTATATGTAAAAAGTTGGTTCTTTTATTTGTGATTCTGATAAAATAAGTCCAATGGAGTTGAGTGGCTACATATtggtatatataatagtaaCAAACTAGTTTTTGATTTACTTACTACCTAAATCAAATTTGTGGGACATATATGAAGCTAAcggttttcttgaaattggtATTTTTTGAAGGGTGGCTTGTGAATAAAGCTGGTTCTTTTTCCTGGTTAACCAGATTACAAACAGAGTGGTAGTGAATAAGGCTGGGCAACGGACCATTTGTATGACACGTTATTGAATAATTGTGTATTGGATGTAAAAAAACTCTAAATTTTCATGGGGATAATGTTGTCATCATCAACATGCCAAGAAAAAGAGGCTTAATTTCTAAAGATATCTTTTTCTTCACCATATGAAAGGCAAAAGATCTTTTGAGTTATATTTCTTTTTGGCATCTGAATAATCATCTAACTTCTGCCGATGGTATCCTATTTGCTTCCAGGGAGGCTTTCCCCGTTTCATATGATAGGTGGAAAAATATTGAAGTACATTGCAATAATGATCAAAGTATAAGGCACACACCCCTGTCGAAGCAAGACAATGCAAAGTTACCTGAGCTATCCTTTAACCGGCTTCAGCAAACTGATGATGGGCACTCTGGATTGCAAAGGCGGAACTTTGGTCGTTTCATTGCTCGTGAGGCCGTGCTTGACGAAGAATATTGGGTTTGTTTTGCTGCTTCTATGCTCTTCTAAATAAAACTTTTATTGCTCTTCTTTGTTACTTTTCCTAAAAGTATTTCAGATTTTCTTGTTCCTCTGTTTTAATGTTAATGGCAGACAGCAGCCTGGCTGCGGGCAGAAGCTCACTGGGAATCTGTGTCCTATATGAGGTTAGAGTTCGCTTTTATCACATGTCCGTCCTGTGATTAGTACTAGTTAGTTTGAATTGTTAtgtggtaaatattttttgatccaTATTGTTATATGGTGAATATTAATTGTATTTTGGCAAATTTTAGGCGTGTTGACGCATACAAAAGGAAGTATGCCGAACAGGTGAGTTGCAGTAAACCAACTTTTTGTTTATTTGCAATTAAAATGATATCTGGTTGAAGTTGACATATGGCCATTaaatatttaacccttttttcCTACAACTCATTAGAATAAACATTAAGTAGTTACTTAGTTGTTTATAAATTGCCTCATCTCATAGGCATGTCTTTGGCTTCAGCGACTTTTGTAATTTTAGAATTTAGACTTAACAAAAGAGGTTAGCAGATCTGTTCCTACTTTGATTAATGTAATATTTAATGCCAACAAACGAATTATCTTTTCTAGGATTCTTAGGATAGCAgttgtatttttaattttgagaaaagaTAATCGATGTGGTCAATGACCTTGCATTTAAATTAGACATGTTCAAATTTGACAATGAGATATATCTGGTATAAATAGTGACAACTTCGTTTTTATATTCTTCTCCCattaaaattaacattaatcatCGTGTGTTGCTGGCTTTCTGCTGCTAGTATTCCTTAGCACCACTAATTTTTCTTTGCCTTTCGTTTTATTCCATTATTTGTATGCAGGAGTTTTATGGTTTAAAGAGAAGATGTTCTGGTCAGGACGGAAATTGCTTGAAGTGCTTTTGTTTTGTTGCGGTAGGTACAGTGGCTTCCAGACAATTCTTCTTGTCCTTAATGTTGcttatgcacaagttgcataagTATAGTTGCTTTATAttgcattttaatttttagaattgctttcatttttccattgatttcaaaTGCAGTGCTTTGCATCTAGCCCATCAATCTTTTGCCTGTTGCCAATATCATAGTTTCTAGAGTCCTCCTTTCTATCAGTAAAAAGTTTCTAGagttttttcattcattttgaattttgatgAGAAGATTCTTACTCCTGCGAGCAATTTCACCACGTTGTGCCAAGTGACCTGATGCTTCTTCCAAGTACTGACATCTTCTTAACAAATTCCTCTGCCCACtgtaaagaaatggatcttgggcctaactcaaccccaacaGCTAGCTTATGAGGGGAGGATTGCCGTAAGGAGACCATGTATCCTTTAACCCACCGATGTAGAACTCCTAACACCCCACCTCACGCCCAGGGCTGGACATCTAGTGCGTGgcaatttttaatatagtttctttaCACCCACAAAAGACAATGTTCAAACTGACttattcaaaagaaaagacaaTGTTCAAAGTGTAATAAGCATACTTTAAAATGTCTGTGATGTACTTAAGATGGTTGTTAtgtgatatttattcttttgaaaTTTGATATTTGTCTTGGATAGTCCTCAGCCTTCAAATGTTTCAGGTTAAAAAAGAAGAGCCAAATGTTAGAAGAACAGTACTTAAAAGTGTGGTGGGAACTTTGGACCTAAGCATCCGACAATTTGTACAGCGGGAGAGATACCCAGGGGTATCAACTCAACCAAACTCCTCCCCCCTCCCAAACCCCGAAATTCTGcagcaggaaaaaaaaaaaaaaaaaaacacaagctTGATTTGTATTGTGTTTCCGTTCTATTAAGGTGGACGGAAATGTGTTCTAGGGTTTGCTGAATTCCTTTTCCTCTAATTGTCTCCAGGAAATCAAAAGGTTATCGCCTGTCTTGGCACGTCAAGATCCTTTTGATTCACATAAATATGCTTACATTGCAAATGTTTGTGTTGCAAAGTTTGCTCGACGTCAGGGTATTGCTTCAAATATGATACATTTGGCTGCTGATGTGGTCAACTTAGAAGGTGCCATTTTTCAGCTCTGGTTTATGTTCAGAATTGCCATCCATCTTGATTAATTCATTGAACTACATCTAATATTTACTGCACGTACAAGCAGGTTTCAGGCAACTCTTTGTTCACGTTAATGCAGACAACTTACCTGGCCAAGAACTATACAAAAAAACTGGCTTTAAGGTTAGCTTTCAATCCGTTTTTCCCATGTATTGAGCATCTTATTGCTATTGTTTATTGCATTATATCTGTGTATGTGAATGATTTTGTGATTTCCTCTTTGTCACTTCAAATAATAGATTATGGTTATACTTACTTTGAGCTTTTTTCTTTGTGAACGCATTCTTAATGTTTGAAACCTGTTTATATCCCGCCTCATAATTCTTGATCTATGCGTTAGATAAATTCATTTGGAGGTGTATTGTGGTTATATCACTTAGCTAACAGTGTTATTCATTCAAGGAGCAAAAAGACTTTAAGTTAATTTATATGAAACGAGCACTTAATAGTGGTATCCTTTCAAGGGACAAAAGTAGTGGAAGATAATCTATATGAAATGAGCCCTTAGTCCCTTACCTTTCTGATAGTGCTGCATTACAAAAACCAAGAGTTTAAGTTGTGCGCACTAAACGATATATAGATTTTCCACCGTCAAGTTAAGTTGACCTACAGCAGGAGGTAACTCTTCATAGAAAGCTTGACATCAACCCTGATGTGATAACCTGGTAAATAGAGTAATAACTTGCGATAGCCAGTTAGATTGAAATGATAGTATAACTTGATTTTGCACTGTATGCTCAAATCCTTTTGAAAATGCTTACATCGCTTATCTTAGAGCTGAGTCTTTTTTCTTGCTCTGTCATTCCATGCAGATCGTGGAAGCCGCTTCATCGTCTTTATCAAAAGAACAGAGGATTCTAATGTCCTTGGATTTATAAGCTCCATTGCTACTTCACTTCCTGACTATAGAGTGGATGTGGTAGTTTGTACATTTACATGGTTTGAAGCCAATAGCTTGTCGGTTGATGTATGTATCTTTGGGTAGACAGACAACTAGTTAGTTACAGAGattgtaatatatgtataaagaaGTTGTACGATTTGTTTGGACTAGGGAAAAGGGTACATATGGGATACGTGTTTATTTAGTATCCAATACGAGCATATCCGGTTAAAATTTTAGTGTATTTTGGATAATTTGGACTATGTACTCATCATACTCAATGTCATATATTTTTGGACATGAATATGTTGAAAGACAAATGAAGAATTCATGTAACAATAGGCTGAGATGTTGTTTTctcaaggaaaaaaatattttgttatccCACCAACTACACCTATTGCTAATCATCCGAGTTAACTAAATGAATGGAAACTAGCATGACTTTGCTTCTCTATTAAGTTGCCCTATCAACTCAAATTTCATTCGTCAGACTAATCGCTTAGACGAATAGGTTGAATATACTTTCATTGGTAATTGAATAAATATACACGAATTGTATATACTCTTAAATACTTCCTCTGTTCACTTGGAGCTTTTGACCAAAATCATCCTTGTAGTTTCACCACAACTTTCACTACATCCTTATAATATCTCACTTAATAGAAATCATCCTTTTTAAGTTTCCCAAAGTGAACCAAAAACACCCTCTGTTAaatatttcatctacttcttaCCAGAATCTTTATGACTCTGGGAAGCTAGAGAAAAGGGTTTGTAATGGTTATACTCCCACCGTCCCACAATAAGTGTCATTttagccaattttttttgtttataataAGTACACCCAagaaatcaagacataaattgactagttttttttcaattctacccttagacaataaagtaacatctaaatgataaTTGAAAAAATCACATAGTTAATTGGTATTATTagattcccaatgtcaaaaggtttacttcttgtgcatgttttaatcaaaaggtaaaagtaatttatttttatcatataggaataatttagtaaacttcacattgcattattggtttcttaCTATGCGTGTTTTGGGCTAAGATGAcatttattatgggacggagggagtattacttATTCTTGGGTGAAGCTGCTTCTTTTCATTGGAAACACAGAGATGGTGCTGTTACTTATGAAGTTGGATAAGAATCATCCACTCCATCCCTCCGTTTCTATCTATTAACATTCCTAATCTTCAATTGTAGAAATCAGTCCTGAACAAGTATTCAAGATTCAAACTTGAAACAAAAACAAAGATTACAAAATTTATAGGCCAAAGAAACATTGTTAACCTGATAGAGATACCATGTTTCACTTCTTGAGattcaatttgactaatttaaaattaatttaatattataaaattaaaatttagatgttcaaaaattatacaaaaaataaaataaattgtatTCTTCTTGGACGGAGTAAATACCAGgataactttaaattttatgtcacattttcatttcaaattgAATGTCGCTCTTTGACTTGCAAGACTTATAAACCTTCataatacttgaatttttttttttttttggccataTATTTATAAAAGCAACTTTATATAAAATGTTAAACGTCTAAACATTATCTTAAAATAAATCATTTATTTTCTAGTTTCACTCTGAAAAAAGCTCTAGTTGACAATCAATTCAGGGGACCAATACACATATAACTAAAACTACAAGGGTTTATTGTTCCAAACTACATAAAGAAGGAACCAAAGTGCAATTTGTCCCAAATATTTTCAGTTTCCCTCTCATATAAAACCCCTTTCTCTTATCCCCTAGCTGCAGTCTTCACTACTTTATATACTTTTTTCAGGCAAAAGTATTTCAGGTATGGGTTTTTAGTCTTTATACTTCATTTGAATTTTGAAGTCAGTTGGTGTGGAATATTgctttaatctttaattttgttaAAGTACATATGATTTTGT is a window of Lycium ferocissimum isolate CSIRO_LF1 chromosome 12, AGI_CSIRO_Lferr_CH_V1, whole genome shotgun sequence DNA encoding:
- the LOC132039892 gene encoding GCN5-related N-acetyltransferase 6, chloroplastic-like isoform X2 translates to MELRSLFLPQFKIQQPQFTWLFSKQDKNQPLVVVNIFSREAFPVSYDRWKNIEVHCNNDQSIRHTPLSKQDNAKLPELSFNRLQQTDDGHSGLQRRNFGRFIAREAVLDEEYWTAAWLRAEAHWESVSYMRRVDAYKRKYAEQEFYGLKRRCSGQDGNCLKCFCFVAVKKEEPNVRRTVLKSVVGTLDLSIRQFVQRERYPGEIKRLSPVLARQDPFDSHKYAYIANVCVAKFARRQGIASNMIHLAADVVNLEGFRQLFVHVNADNLPGQELYKKTGFKIVEAASSSLSKEQRILMSLDL
- the LOC132039892 gene encoding GCN5-related N-acetyltransferase 6, chloroplastic-like isoform X1, which codes for MELRSILLPQFKIQQPQFTCFFSKQEKHQPLVVVNIFSREAFPVSYDRWKNIEVHCNNDQSIRHTPLSKQDNAKLPELSFNRLQQTDDGHSGLQRRNFGRFIAREAVLDEEYWTAAWLRAEAHWESVSYMRRVDAYKRKYAEQEFYGLKRRCSGQDGNCLKCFCFVAVKKEEPNVRRTVLKSVVGTLDLSIRQFVQRERYPGEIKRLSPVLARQDPFDSHKYAYIANVCVAKFARRQGIASNMIHLAADVVNLEGFRQLFVHVNADNLPGQELYKKTGFKIVEAASSSLSKEQRILMSLDL